A region from the Strix uralensis isolate ZFMK-TIS-50842 chromosome 24, bStrUra1, whole genome shotgun sequence genome encodes:
- the LOC141954386 gene encoding uncharacterized protein LOC141954386 isoform X1, translated as MSMELSEAKGSVVPSLQGVISLSLLCSLQCYSGCLWSEPAVCLPAALPLALAWERKRKKSALKPPAASGFISQLSTRITSALVGHHQAFGYGRSRQGVRKGGGCKWKRQGASSRKSCEMPAYSLKWRTARHLELQKRKGEDKEEEASDLSNSPGSTENCVSCTLLLIFGSLQLCPAACFQEPTD; from the exons ATGAGCATGGAGCTGTCGGAGGCAAAGGGGAGTGTAGTGCCTTCTCTGCAAGGCGTGATTTCTCTCAGCCTGCTGTGCTCCCTACAGTGTTACTCTGGTTGCCTGTGGTCAGAGCCAGCTGTCTGTCTCCCAGCAGCACTTCCACTTGCCCTGGCctgggaaagaaagaggaaaaaaagtgcattgAAACCACCAGCAGCTTCTGGATTCATTAGTCAGCTCTCTACAAGAATCACATCTGCTCTAGTGGGGCACCATCAGGCCTTTGGATATGGAAGGAGCAGGCAGGGTGTGAGGAAGGGTGGAGGCTGCAAGTGGAAGCGCCAAGGG GCCTCATCTCGTAAGAGCTGTGAGATGCCTGCGTATTCTCTTAAGTGGAGGACAGCCCGGCacctggagctacagaagaggaagggagaagacaaaGAGGAGGAAGCGTCTGACCTGTCAAATTCTCCTGGCAGCACTGAGAACTGCG TCTCCTGCACCCTGCTCCTCATTTTTGgcagtctccagctctgcccagcagcctgtTTCCAGGAGCcgactgactga
- the LOC141954386 gene encoding uncharacterized protein LOC141954386 isoform X2 gives MSMELSEAKGSVVPSLQGVISLSLLCSLQCYSGCLWSEPAVCLPAALPLALAWERKRKKSALKPPAASGFISQLSTRITSALVGHHQAFGYGRSRQGVRKGGGCKWKRQGASSRKSCEMPAYSLKWRTARHLELQKRKGEDKEEEASDLSNSPGSTENCVSSSAQQPVSRSRLTD, from the exons ATGAGCATGGAGCTGTCGGAGGCAAAGGGGAGTGTAGTGCCTTCTCTGCAAGGCGTGATTTCTCTCAGCCTGCTGTGCTCCCTACAGTGTTACTCTGGTTGCCTGTGGTCAGAGCCAGCTGTCTGTCTCCCAGCAGCACTTCCACTTGCCCTGGCctgggaaagaaagaggaaaaaaagtgcattgAAACCACCAGCAGCTTCTGGATTCATTAGTCAGCTCTCTACAAGAATCACATCTGCTCTAGTGGGGCACCATCAGGCCTTTGGATATGGAAGGAGCAGGCAGGGTGTGAGGAAGGGTGGAGGCTGCAAGTGGAAGCGCCAAGGG GCCTCATCTCGTAAGAGCTGTGAGATGCCTGCGTATTCTCTTAAGTGGAGGACAGCCCGGCacctggagctacagaagaggaagggagaagacaaaGAGGAGGAAGCGTCTGACCTGTCAAATTCTCCTGGCAGCACTGAGAACTGCG tctccagctctgcccagcagcctgtTTCCAGGAGCcgactgactgactga
- the LOC141954386 gene encoding uncharacterized protein LOC141954386 isoform X3 yields the protein MSMELSEAKGSVVPSLQGVISLSLLCSLQCYSGCLWSEPAVCLPAALPLALAWERKRKKSALKPPAASGFISQLSTRITSALVGHHQAFGYGRSRQGVRKGGGCKWKRQGASSRKSCEMPAYSLKWRTARHLELQKRKGEDKEEEASDLSNSPGSTENCGTTSDDRCSIQH from the exons ATGAGCATGGAGCTGTCGGAGGCAAAGGGGAGTGTAGTGCCTTCTCTGCAAGGCGTGATTTCTCTCAGCCTGCTGTGCTCCCTACAGTGTTACTCTGGTTGCCTGTGGTCAGAGCCAGCTGTCTGTCTCCCAGCAGCACTTCCACTTGCCCTGGCctgggaaagaaagaggaaaaaaagtgcattgAAACCACCAGCAGCTTCTGGATTCATTAGTCAGCTCTCTACAAGAATCACATCTGCTCTAGTGGGGCACCATCAGGCCTTTGGATATGGAAGGAGCAGGCAGGGTGTGAGGAAGGGTGGAGGCTGCAAGTGGAAGCGCCAAGGG GCCTCATCTCGTAAGAGCTGTGAGATGCCTGCGTATTCTCTTAAGTGGAGGACAGCCCGGCacctggagctacagaagaggaagggagaagacaaaGAGGAGGAAGCGTCTGACCTGTCAAATTCTCCTGGCAGCACTGAGAACTGCG GCACAACAAGCGATGATCGCTGTAGTATCCAACACTGA